A genomic segment from Methanoplanus limicola DSM 2279 encodes:
- a CDS encoding MoaD/ThiS family protein: MRIKIKFYARFQEYFGSEIIKEIDNNSTDTLKSIAKSVTEDNPEGQAFIFDDAGNFYDYVILMKNGERIYSDDADEISAEDGDEIRIFPPVSGG, from the coding sequence ATGAGAATTAAAATTAAATTTTATGCACGTTTCCAGGAGTATTTTGGAAGTGAAATCATAAAGGAAATAGACAATAATTCAACTGATACGCTGAAAAGCATTGCAAAGTCAGTTACAGAGGACAATCCTGAGGGACAGGCGTTTATTTTTGATGATGCAGGCAATTTCTATGATTATGTTATTCTTATGAAGAACGGTGAGAGGATCTATTCAGACGATGCAGATGAAATCTCTGCTGAAGATGGTGATGAAATAAGGATTTTTCCACCAGTCTCCGGAGGATGA
- the cysE gene encoding serine O-acetyltransferase, which produces MPFRLQEDIRAIKSKDPAARSAIEVMFCYPGLHALWFHRRSHWLWEHRLKFFARFLSHISRFFTGIEIHPGAKIGHRAVIDHGMGVVIGETAEVGNDVLIYMGVVLGGTALENVKRHPTVEDDVVIGSGASVLGPITLGKGSKVGAGAVVIRSVPAGATVVGVPGRIAGPEGSTESGNGDPESMPDPMLRVISRLLDRQSQLEDRILSMEKAFLSGENPEISSEMVCKNEILEALKEVIDPEVGIDIVDLGLIKEIRVQGDEAIIDMILTCKTCPLVNYLKSQVERKALGICGINSVLVNILDEPWNWDRFVRQEGNLKKI; this is translated from the coding sequence ATGCCATTTCGTTTGCAGGAAGATATCAGAGCAATTAAGTCAAAAGACCCTGCAGCCCGCTCTGCAATTGAGGTAATGTTTTGCTATCCGGGACTTCATGCACTATGGTTTCACAGGCGTTCGCACTGGCTGTGGGAACACAGACTAAAATTTTTTGCAAGATTTCTCTCTCATATAAGCCGTTTTTTTACAGGAATCGAGATACATCCCGGGGCTAAAATTGGGCACAGGGCAGTAATTGATCATGGTATGGGAGTTGTTATCGGCGAGACTGCCGAAGTCGGAAATGATGTTTTAATATACATGGGTGTTGTTCTTGGAGGAACTGCCCTTGAAAATGTAAAACGTCATCCTACTGTGGAGGACGATGTTGTGATAGGTTCGGGTGCATCAGTTCTTGGCCCGATTACGCTTGGGAAAGGCTCAAAGGTTGGTGCAGGTGCAGTTGTTATAAGATCAGTGCCTGCAGGTGCAACCGTTGTCGGTGTTCCCGGAAGAATTGCCGGACCGGAAGGGAGCACTGAATCCGGAAACGGGGACCCTGAGAGTATGCCTGATCCGATGTTGAGAGTTATAAGCCGGCTTTTAGACAGACAGAGTCAGCTTGAAGACAGGATATTAAGCATGGAAAAGGCATTTTTATCCGGGGAGAATCCGGAAATCAGTTCTGAAATGGTCTGTAAAAACGAGATCCTTGAAGCTTTAAAAGAAGTCATTGATCCTGAAGTGGGTATTGATATTGTTGATCTCGGCCTTATTAAGGAAATCCGCGTGCAGGGAGATGAAGCAATAATTGATATGATTCTGACATGCAAAACCTGCCCTCTTGTCAATTACCTTAAATCACAGGTGGAAAGAAAGGCGCTTGGAATCTGCGGAATAAACAGCGTTTTAGTGAATATTCTTGATGAACCCTGGAACTGGGACAGATTTGTCAGGCAGGAAGGAAATTTGAAGAAGATCTAA
- a CDS encoding DUF5591 domain-containing protein, translating into MQTPDTNEEMKNTDSGPVLTGPPFYLPEFEKSHRYIIDEYEVEKKDIAIFMPCAVKKPYSQSPSHKLIRMIISQVLPPESYHIVVFGTCGIVPGELEEMYPYAHYKYMLGKVNDEKIREDFLQIETERVAAYLEKTRGTYKYRIGYCLGLFRESLIRGSKKSGVPIDLLLPSGEKIQRIIEEEDCTFQEGSLSMDDYLGEFCDELLRFRKIVLNKNGK; encoded by the coding sequence ATGCAGACGCCAGATACCAATGAAGAGATGAAAAATACTGACTCAGGGCCTGTTCTGACAGGACCTCCTTTTTATCTGCCGGAATTTGAGAAGTCACACAGGTATATCATAGATGAATATGAAGTCGAAAAAAAAGACATTGCAATATTTATGCCGTGTGCTGTAAAAAAGCCATACAGCCAGAGTCCAAGCCACAAACTTATCAGAATGATAATCTCACAGGTTCTTCCTCCTGAGAGTTATCATATCGTTGTTTTTGGCACATGTGGCATAGTCCCGGGAGAACTTGAAGAGATGTACCCGTATGCGCATTATAAGTACATGCTTGGAAAGGTCAATGATGAGAAGATAAGGGAGGATTTCCTCCAGATAGAGACTGAAAGAGTTGCGGCATATCTTGAAAAGACACGCGGTACATATAAATATCGTATAGGCTATTGTCTTGGCCTCTTCAGAGAGTCTCTTATCAGAGGCTCAAAAAAATCCGGTGTCCCAATAGATCTTCTTCTTCCGTCAGGCGAAAAGATACAGAGAATTATTGAAGAGGAGGACTGCACATTTCAGGAAGGCAGTCTTTCAATGGATGACTACCTTGGTGAATTCTGTGATGAACTTTTAAGGTTTAGAAAAATTGTTTTGAATAAAAACGGGAAATAA
- the cysK gene encoding cysteine synthase A — translation MVKIYGNITDTIGNTPLIRLNSITEGLDATVVAKVESFNPMGSVKDRIGIAMIEAAEEAGLLTADIEILEPTSGNTGIALSMAAAARGYKITIVMPDTMSSERRMLVKAFGANLILTPGKDGMKGAIARAEEIKKEKPDSFFIPQQFKNPANPLKHMKTTAEEIWRDTGGNVDAVVAGVGTGGTITGISEVIKARKSDFKAVAVEPYSSSVLSGESPGPHKIQGIGAGFIPDTLKVSLVDEIIRVKDEDAFETARELARDEGILSGISSGAALYGALSLAGRDEYAGKVIVVILPDTGERYLSSGLFEERTD, via the coding sequence ATGGTGAAAATATATGGAAATATCACCGATACAATAGGAAATACTCCTCTTATACGCCTTAATAGCATTACAGAAGGTCTCGATGCGACTGTGGTTGCAAAGGTTGAATCATTCAATCCGATGGGAAGTGTAAAAGACAGGATTGGAATCGCAATGATAGAGGCAGCAGAAGAAGCAGGGCTATTGACAGCAGATATAGAAATTCTTGAGCCTACGAGCGGCAATACAGGTATTGCTCTTTCAATGGCGGCGGCTGCACGCGGATACAAAATAACTATCGTCATGCCCGATACGATGAGTTCAGAGAGGCGGATGCTTGTGAAAGCCTTTGGTGCGAATCTTATCCTGACGCCTGGAAAAGATGGTATGAAAGGGGCAATTGCACGTGCAGAAGAGATAAAAAAAGAAAAACCCGACTCCTTCTTCATACCTCAGCAGTTTAAAAACCCGGCAAACCCTCTAAAGCACATGAAGACCACCGCAGAAGAGATCTGGCGTGATACCGGCGGCAATGTGGATGCCGTCGTTGCAGGTGTCGGAACCGGCGGAACAATCACCGGAATTTCAGAAGTGATAAAAGCCAGAAAAAGTGATTTTAAGGCCGTTGCTGTTGAGCCGTATTCATCGTCAGTTCTCTCCGGAGAGAGTCCCGGCCCTCACAAAATTCAGGGTATCGGTGCAGGTTTTATTCCTGATACTCTGAAGGTAAGTCTTGTTGATGAAATTATCCGGGTAAAGGATGAGGATGCATTTGAAACCGCACGAGAACTTGCCCGTGATGAAGGAATTCTTTCAGGGATATCCTCCGGTGCAGCACTTTATGGTGCATTAAGCCTTGCCGGACGAGATGAATATGCAGGAAAAGTTATTGTTGTTATTCTTCCTGATACCGGTGAGAGATACTTAAGCTCCGGTTTGTTTGAAGAAAGGACTGATTGA
- the larE gene encoding ATP-dependent sacrificial sulfur transferase LarE produces the protein MKSTTEAKFNKLKEDLSSGKSLAIAYSGGVDSSLLSAVAVEILGENVLGIFLNSPLIPNREYNNAVETAAEIGLRLKVIDFDPFLVEGLSSNPKNRCYICKSHIAGKIKEFLKDYDITEIADGQNVSDLGEYRPGIKASDEAGILHPFIKAGINKDEIREIARELGHSFADKPSSACLASRIPYGDGINPKKLGMVERAEDILFSLGFNNFRVRLHGDIARIEVLPSDFLALLQNKDLIMKELKNTGFKYICLDMGGYRSGSMDEI, from the coding sequence ATGAAGAGCACGACTGAAGCTAAATTCAATAAATTAAAAGAAGACCTCAGTTCCGGCAAATCCCTTGCAATTGCATATTCAGGAGGGGTTGACAGTTCACTTCTTTCAGCAGTTGCTGTAGAAATTCTTGGGGAGAATGTTCTGGGAATTTTTTTAAACAGTCCTCTGATACCAAACAGAGAATATAATAACGCAGTGGAAACTGCCGCTGAAATAGGACTCCGGTTAAAAGTCATAGACTTTGATCCGTTCCTTGTGGAGGGTCTTTCCTCAAACCCAAAAAACCGGTGCTACATCTGCAAGAGCCACATCGCCGGGAAAATAAAAGAGTTTCTCAAAGACTATGACATAACTGAGATTGCTGACGGGCAGAATGTCTCAGACCTTGGTGAGTACAGGCCGGGAATAAAGGCATCAGATGAGGCAGGGATACTGCATCCCTTCATTAAAGCCGGCATTAACAAAGATGAAATTCGCGAGATTGCACGCGAACTTGGACATTCATTTGCAGACAAACCATCTTCGGCCTGCCTTGCCTCAAGGATTCCATACGGTGATGGGATAAATCCAAAAAAACTGGGAATGGTTGAAAGAGCTGAAGACATCCTCTTTTCACTTGGATTTAATAATTTCAGGGTAAGGCTTCACGGCGATATTGCAAGAATTGAAGTTTTGCCCTCGGATTTTTTGGCACTTCTTCAAAATAAGGATTTAATCATGAAGGAATTAAAAAATACCGGATTTAAGTATATATGCCTTGATATGGGGGGCTACAGAAGCGGAAGCATGGATGAAATATAA
- a CDS encoding ubiquitin family protein, with the protein MWIILPDKSIKNISSSAPIEEILLELGLNPASFIVVKNGSVVPEDVSAGEDDEIKLITISHGG; encoded by the coding sequence ATGTGGATAATTTTGCCGGATAAAAGTATAAAGAATATTTCTTCATCGGCACCAATAGAAGAGATTCTTCTGGAGCTTGGTTTAAATCCTGCTTCTTTTATTGTTGTAAAGAACGGAAGTGTTGTTCCTGAGGATGTAAGTGCAGGTGAAGATGATGAAATAAAACTCATTACAATTTCACATGGCGGTTGA
- a CDS encoding transcriptional regulator — protein sequence MDLPCQKIVWDVIPAIRAALAEELVGMGVSSLQASKLLGIAPSAVSQYLSKKRGYRIEFESEVREELKLLAEDLKDGKVKDLTSRMCAICKMIRTDDGCGE from the coding sequence ATGGATCTACCCTGTCAGAAAATAGTCTGGGATGTCATCCCTGCAATACGCGCCGCTCTTGCAGAAGAGCTTGTCGGAATGGGTGTTTCAAGTCTTCAGGCATCCAAACTGCTTGGAATAGCACCATCGGCAGTATCACAGTATCTTTCAAAGAAGAGAGGGTACAGAATCGAATTTGAAAGCGAGGTCAGGGAAGAATTAAAACTGCTTGCAGAAGATCTAAAAGATGGAAAAGTGAAAGATCTGACATCAAGAATGTGCGCCATATGTAAGATGATCAGAACCGACGACGGATGCGGCGAATAA
- a CDS encoding radical SAM protein, with protein sequence MRNMTAEDKAYLISIGSADIDSELLLKDTLKTKASAGPGAGGESFFIRSGERRVRLSINSSSTLKVIKIGDGVAVIEGDKQIAEGMPEFPLCHCPGQAYITVSEHCIYDCKFCPVPKLEGGIKKPETVLKMVEEACEKGDISAISLTGGVFESPEKEVERMALIVKMLREKYDLPIGVSVYPTSDSAKILKNAGADEIKYNVETMDTEIFEKVCPGLSLDFILESLKGAVDIFGRNSVSSNFIIGLGEDDECVKNGVTKLSEMGIIPNL encoded by the coding sequence ATGCGCAACATGACGGCTGAAGACAAAGCATATCTCATCAGCATCGGCTCAGCAGACATAGATTCTGAACTGCTGCTTAAGGACACATTAAAGACAAAGGCTTCCGCCGGTCCTGGTGCAGGCGGGGAATCTTTTTTCATCAGATCAGGTGAAAGGAGAGTCCGCCTTTCAATAAATAGCTCATCAACACTGAAAGTAATCAAAATTGGTGATGGAGTAGCTGTAATTGAAGGTGATAAACAGATTGCCGAAGGTATGCCTGAGTTTCCGCTCTGTCACTGCCCCGGGCAGGCCTACATCACAGTCAGTGAACACTGCATCTATGACTGCAAATTCTGCCCTGTCCCTAAACTTGAAGGCGGCATAAAAAAACCGGAAACAGTCCTTAAAATGGTTGAAGAAGCCTGTGAAAAGGGAGATATTTCTGCAATTTCTCTTACCGGCGGTGTTTTTGAATCACCAGAGAAAGAAGTGGAGCGTATGGCTCTGATAGTAAAGATGCTTCGTGAAAAATATGACCTTCCAATAGGTGTTTCAGTATATCCAACCTCAGATTCTGCAAAAATTCTAAAAAATGCCGGTGCAGATGAGATAAAATATAATGTTGAAACAATGGACACTGAAATCTTTGAAAAGGTTTGTCCGGGCCTTTCCCTGGATTTCATCCTTGAAAGCCTCAAAGGAGCAGTAGATATTTTCGGCAGAAATTCAGTTAGTTCAAACTTTATTATTGGTCTTGGAGAGGATGATGAATGCGTCAAAAACGGTGTTACAAAGCTTTCTGAGATGGGAATCATTCCAAATCTTTGA
- the nadA gene encoding quinolinate synthase NadA — MTDQIITIEYLKKGCDIILRQNDQTDNESTLQQINSLKKTRDATILAHNYQLPEVQDIADIVGDSLELARAAANLESEVIVFCGVDFMAETAAVLSPEKTVILPVADAQCPMAEMITAGEVKVLRERFPDAAVVAYVNTSAEVKAESDICCTSANAVAVVESLDEQEIIFLPDRNLAAYVARFTEKKILPWEGFCYVHDRITSDDLKTARSFHPDAEVLAHPECRPEVIDLADHVFSTSGMVRHACKSRSKEFVIGTEVGLLYQLEKRCPGKVFYPLSETAVCVNMKKTGLSDVLDSLKSLKPRIVVSGEVAIKAERAIERMLDIS, encoded by the coding sequence GTGACTGACCAAATAATAACTATTGAATATCTTAAAAAAGGTTGTGATATTATTCTAAGACAAAATGATCAGACAGACAATGAATCCACTTTACAGCAGATAAATTCACTGAAAAAAACCAGGGATGCAACTATTCTTGCACACAATTATCAGCTGCCGGAAGTGCAGGATATAGCTGATATTGTTGGAGATTCGCTCGAACTTGCAAGAGCGGCGGCAAATCTTGAATCAGAAGTAATTGTATTCTGCGGCGTTGATTTCATGGCAGAGACCGCAGCAGTGTTATCACCTGAGAAAACAGTTATTCTGCCTGTAGCAGATGCACAATGCCCGATGGCTGAGATGATAACCGCAGGAGAGGTTAAGGTACTTCGTGAACGCTTCCCTGACGCCGCTGTTGTTGCATATGTGAATACATCTGCGGAAGTAAAGGCAGAAAGTGATATCTGCTGCACATCTGCAAATGCGGTCGCTGTAGTTGAGTCCCTTGATGAGCAGGAAATAATATTCCTGCCCGACCGAAATCTCGCTGCATATGTGGCACGGTTTACTGAAAAAAAGATTCTGCCGTGGGAGGGTTTCTGTTACGTTCACGACAGAATAACATCAGATGATTTAAAGACTGCAAGAAGTTTTCACCCGGATGCAGAAGTTCTTGCTCACCCTGAGTGCCGCCCGGAGGTTATTGATCTGGCAGACCATGTCTTCTCAACATCAGGAATGGTCCGACATGCCTGCAAAAGCCGGTCAAAGGAATTTGTCATAGGAACTGAGGTAGGACTTTTATACCAGCTTGAAAAGAGATGCCCCGGCAAAGTATTTTATCCGCTCTCAGAGACGGCAGTGTGTGTAAATATGAAGAAAACAGGGTTGTCTGATGTTTTAGACTCCTTAAAAAGCCTGAAACCCAGGATTGTAGTTTCAGGTGAAGTTGCCATAAAGGCAGAAAGAGCAATTGAGAGGATGCTTGATATATCCTGA
- the fdhD gene encoding formate dehydrogenase accessory sulfurtransferase FdhD, whose product MYKDLEIIRVEDDSFAAGNHSVIEETLLSVIVNGRDALTAMISPVMIKEFVIGFLFTEKIIRGTDEIESIRIEDNRASILTKNPFAILTSHKTVLSGCGGSTSFLDAGHLPKIESDIVISPDVIRRAVKETLESDLHKSTGGIHIIGLFDGEGKSLKICEDIGRHNALDRIIGYGLLNNIDFSKTFVVSSGRISTEMVRKCLVANIPIIVSRGATTTAAVEAANIAGLTIAGFVRSRKMNIYSGFERIKGASLYDNNQNKSDKL is encoded by the coding sequence ATGTACAAAGATCTGGAAATAATCAGGGTGGAAGATGATTCATTTGCCGCAGGAAATCACAGTGTCATTGAAGAGACTTTGCTTTCTGTCATTGTAAACGGAAGAGATGCACTGACAGCGATGATAAGTCCGGTGATGATTAAGGAGTTTGTTATTGGGTTTTTATTTACCGAAAAAATTATCAGAGGAACTGATGAGATAGAGTCTATCAGAATTGAGGATAACAGGGCAAGTATCCTCACAAAAAATCCGTTTGCAATTTTAACGTCACATAAAACCGTCCTCTCCGGTTGCGGCGGAAGTACATCATTTCTTGATGCAGGACATCTCCCCAAAATCGAATCCGATATTGTTATCTCACCTGATGTTATAAGGCGTGCAGTAAAAGAGACGCTTGAGTCTGACCTTCATAAGTCAACCGGAGGAATTCACATTATAGGTCTTTTTGACGGAGAAGGAAAATCTTTGAAAATATGCGAGGATATCGGCAGGCACAATGCTCTTGACAGAATTATCGGTTACGGCCTTTTAAATAATATTGACTTTTCCAAAACCTTTGTTGTAAGTTCCGGAAGAATCTCTACTGAGATGGTCAGAAAATGTCTGGTTGCAAATATTCCTATAATTGTCTCACGTGGTGCAACAACGACTGCTGCCGTTGAGGCTGCAAATATTGCAGGACTTACTATTGCAGGATTTGTAAGAAGCAGGAAGATGAATATCTACTCAGGATTTGAGCGTATAAAAGGGGCATCATTGTATGATAATAATCAAAACAAATCAGATAAACTTTGA
- a CDS encoding MoaD/ThiS family protein, with protein MKLKIKFFARFAEIFPKETDFEYDGENTVYDALKMFCGKYPEGTESIFNQDGSFQDYVLIMHNFVRIDKDDVKAIQIVSGDEIAVYPPVAGG; from the coding sequence ATGAAGCTAAAAATAAAGTTTTTTGCCAGATTTGCAGAAATTTTCCCAAAAGAGACTGATTTTGAGTATGATGGTGAGAATACAGTATATGATGCATTAAAGATGTTTTGTGGGAAATATCCAGAAGGAACTGAGAGTATCTTCAATCAGGACGGAAGTTTTCAGGATTATGTTCTGATTATGCACAATTTTGTCAGAATTGATAAAGATGATGTAAAGGCAATCCAAATCGTTTCCGGTGATGAAATTGCAGTTTACCCACCGGTTGCAGGGGGGTGA
- a CDS encoding TIGR00269 family protein yields the protein MPASGTGSENKCALCGKPAVIRLSNSKIRLCSGHFIEEVENRVYAHIRNNKMISPGDRILVGLSGGKDSTALLLMLHGYRSDFKDAEPVAVTVDEGISGYREETVEAAVSIASELGIEHHIISFDEIFDADLDKIVAGKDVRACSVCGVLRRRALIKAAERFSANKIATGHNLDDEAQSVIMNVLRGDSASLIQDTSEGYPGYFIPRIKPLSVLSEKEIVTYLLVRGFYRDLPECPYAGTAMRLEVRIMLAELEHRHPGTKGHLMKFQETLKQSCYEKPDGKFYNCRICGEISSSEVCQVCRHLKRE from the coding sequence TTGCCAGCATCAGGTACAGGCTCTGAAAACAAGTGCGCCCTCTGCGGAAAGCCGGCAGTAATCCGGCTTAGTAATTCCAAAATAAGGCTGTGCAGCGGGCACTTTATAGAGGAGGTGGAGAATCGGGTATATGCCCACATAAGAAATAATAAGATGATTTCTCCAGGAGACAGAATTCTTGTAGGCTTAAGCGGGGGAAAAGACAGCACAGCCCTTCTTCTTATGCTTCATGGCTATCGTTCAGATTTCAAAGATGCAGAACCTGTTGCAGTAACGGTTGATGAGGGGATTTCAGGATACCGTGAAGAGACTGTTGAAGCGGCAGTGAGCATTGCCTCAGAGCTTGGTATTGAGCATCACATAATCTCTTTTGATGAAATATTTGATGCTGATCTTGACAAAATTGTCGCCGGAAAAGATGTTCGTGCATGCAGTGTCTGCGGGGTTCTTAGAAGGCGGGCTTTAATCAAAGCGGCTGAGAGATTCAGCGCAAACAAGATTGCAACAGGCCACAATCTTGATGATGAGGCCCAGTCAGTTATAATGAATGTTTTAAGAGGGGACTCTGCCTCTCTTATACAGGATACATCAGAAGGATACCCCGGATATTTCATTCCAAGAATTAAACCTCTCTCTGTCCTCTCCGAAAAAGAGATTGTAACTTATCTTCTTGTCAGGGGGTTCTACCGCGACCTACCCGAATGCCCGTATGCAGGCACTGCCATGAGGTTGGAAGTTCGCATTATGCTTGCCGAACTGGAGCACCGGCATCCCGGCACAAAAGGGCATCTTATGAAATTCCAGGAGACGTTAAAGCAATCCTGCTATGAAAAACCTGATGGTAAATTCTATAACTGCCGTATTTGCGGTGAAATCTCAAGCAGTGAAGTCTGCCAGGTATGCAGGCATTTAAAGCGTGAATGA
- a CDS encoding transposase — protein MANNCQNIGKSELNKENKLGNLEPICALVEGNVTLTGGRNYDSLTLIRGAIATACSNNSISGFAKMTEGLPSHTTCLKKLHGLNMEELTLNTPKMLLKAGKGILKKGQKYDFAIDITLIPYYGKKDKKNPKSPIVGGKRKASTNYFVGYLTFSVVNMDKHLILQVIPLFRDSTNLTAIKNCVDLIYGYGFKIKSLMLDREFYSAEIFSYLKESEIPHIVPVKKNSDELKRQLKGKKSKSFEYVINAKSKNKLKCKVKIVDRVIYMKGKKGKKGALHRAFVVYKINTSPNQLVSDTGIDLPLNQHMSLIINSK, from the coding sequence ATGGCAAATAATTGTCAAAATATAGGCAAATCAGAGCTTAATAAAGAAAATAAGCTTGGAAACCTTGAACCGATATGCGCTCTTGTTGAGGGGAATGTAACCTTAACAGGTGGCAGAAACTATGATAGTCTAACGTTGATTCGGGGAGCTATCGCTACGGCATGTTCTAATAACTCAATATCCGGTTTTGCAAAAATGACGGAAGGACTACCGTCCCATACGACTTGTCTAAAAAAACTTCATGGCCTTAATATGGAGGAATTGACACTAAATACTCCAAAAATGCTTTTAAAAGCGGGAAAAGGAATCCTTAAGAAAGGTCAGAAGTATGATTTTGCAATTGATATAACGCTAATTCCATATTATGGGAAAAAGGATAAAAAAAATCCTAAATCTCCAATTGTAGGTGGAAAAAGAAAGGCATCGACAAATTATTTTGTTGGATACCTGACATTCTCGGTTGTAAATATGGATAAGCACCTTATACTTCAGGTTATTCCTTTGTTTAGAGATTCCACTAACCTCACCGCAATAAAGAATTGTGTTGATTTAATTTATGGATATGGATTCAAGATCAAATCTCTGATGCTTGACCGTGAGTTTTACTCTGCTGAAATCTTCAGTTACCTTAAGGAATCTGAAATTCCTCACATAGTGCCTGTTAAGAAGAACAGTGATGAACTCAAAAGGCAGCTGAAGGGAAAGAAATCAAAATCATTTGAATATGTTATAAACGCCAAATCGAAGAATAAGCTAAAATGTAAGGTGAAAATTGTTGATCGTGTCATTTACATGAAAGGTAAAAAGGGTAAAAAAGGTGCTCTTCATCGTGCTTTTGTTGTGTACAAAATTAATACTTCCCCAAATCAATTAGTGAGCGATACAGGCATAGATTTGCCATTGAATCAACATATGTCATTAATAATAAATTCAAAGTAA
- a CDS encoding ATP-binding protein, whose amino-acid sequence MKRKIININEEKCTGCGLCIPDCPEGAIQLIEGKARLVSDLFCDGLGACIGTCPEGAISITEREAEAYNEKAVMANIVRQGEAVIKAHLEHLFSHGEKEYYNTAVEYLTENNVPIPEHNNSKNSGAQACENQAGACPGSANQIIRRDESPYTKSQPGNVRNPSELRQWPVQLKLLNPSSSFFDGADLLVAADCVPFAYPNFHTDFLTGRILIIFCPKLDSDIEGYISKLSEIFSNHEIKSITVLHMEVPCCGGVRVIIESALKKAGKKVTITDKTIQIDGSIKQ is encoded by the coding sequence ATGAAAAGAAAGATAATAAACATCAATGAAGAGAAATGCACAGGTTGCGGGCTATGCATCCCTGACTGCCCCGAAGGAGCAATCCAGCTGATAGAAGGAAAGGCAAGGCTTGTCAGTGATCTCTTCTGCGACGGACTTGGAGCCTGCATCGGCACATGTCCTGAAGGGGCAATTTCAATAACAGAGCGGGAAGCAGAGGCCTACAACGAAAAGGCCGTCATGGCAAATATCGTCCGGCAGGGAGAAGCTGTCATAAAAGCTCATCTTGAGCACCTCTTCTCCCATGGCGAAAAGGAATACTACAACACTGCAGTCGAATATCTTACTGAAAATAATGTCCCAATTCCGGAGCACAACAACAGCAAAAATTCAGGCGCACAGGCATGTGAGAATCAGGCAGGTGCATGTCCCGGATCTGCTAACCAGATTATCAGACGGGATGAGAGTCCATATACGAAATCACAGCCTGGTAATGTTAGAAATCCCTCAGAACTCCGGCAGTGGCCGGTTCAGTTAAAACTGTTAAATCCCTCCTCATCATTTTTTGATGGTGCTGATCTACTGGTAGCTGCGGACTGCGTCCCGTTCGCTTACCCTAATTTTCATACCGATTTTTTGACAGGCAGAATTCTGATAATCTTCTGCCCCAAACTCGATTCTGACATTGAAGGGTATATCTCAAAACTTTCAGAGATCTTCTCAAACCATGAGATAAAATCAATAACAGTTCTCCATATGGAAGTTCCATGCTGTGGCGGAGTCAGGGTTATAATTGAAAGTGCTCTTAAAAAAGCAGGGAAGAAGGTAACGATTACTGACAAAACCATACAAATAGATGGAAGCATAAAGCAATAA
- a CDS encoding molybdenum cofactor biosynthesis protein MoaE, with protein sequence MTEISVRVTNNDADIAKLVESAKSSAMGAIVVFDGIVRDDDIEWIELSAYEEGALREFEAIREDAIKKFGLLSVDIIHRTGRLKPGDNILIIVVGSPHRKDALSGCEYILEEIKRRAPVWKKEFRKGEEQWVDPHINKKNIE encoded by the coding sequence GTGACTGAAATATCTGTAAGAGTAACAAATAATGATGCGGATATAGCAAAGCTTGTAGAAAGCGCTAAATCGAGTGCAATGGGTGCAATTGTTGTATTTGACGGGATTGTCAGAGATGATGATATTGAGTGGATTGAATTAAGCGCATATGAAGAGGGTGCACTCCGTGAATTCGAGGCTATAAGAGAGGATGCAATTAAAAAATTCGGGCTTTTATCGGTTGATATTATTCACAGAACCGGACGCTTAAAACCCGGTGACAATATCCTGATAATTGTTGTGGGTTCTCCTCACCGTAAAGACGCATTATCTGGATGTGAATACATCCTTGAAGAGATTAAGAGAAGGGCCCCTGTATGGAAGAAAGAATTTCGAAAGGGTGAAGAGCAATGGGTCGATCCCCACATAAATAAAAAAAATATTGAATAA